From Luteococcus japonicus, one genomic window encodes:
- a CDS encoding MFS transporter has product MATAPTPSLDARRARGAVAALFWLNGATIASLVPRYPLIRDNLDLSNTFFGLAIALGPLGGLVAGLFTSRVMRASTSARVATWAQVGQVLLFCAVLNSPTAWAFAAAIVLMSATDVYTDIAMNAHGMRVQQLYGRSINNSFHAWWSLGAVGGGLLGSFFAGIHLSLAKHALVSAVIMLTINLGLRRFLLTGPDPEVTEDAPAGKVRIPRNLLLHLVALGLVGAFAASIEDSGFTWSAIYLREGLDASPGPAGLGVVFLVGAQTVGRFTGDRLVDRLGDRGAARLGCGVATVGMALALAFPSVPLTLFGFACAGWGVATIVPAVYYTAHHMPGLPSGAGLTIVNWLLRLAFFVGPPLVGRLSDVVNFRVALLVMPLATAAVVALSGALAAHRDTTQDVPDPEPISPSLGL; this is encoded by the coding sequence ATGGCCACCGCCCCCACACCCAGCCTCGATGCCCGCCGCGCCAGGGGTGCCGTCGCCGCCCTCTTCTGGCTCAACGGCGCCACGATCGCCTCGCTCGTGCCCCGCTATCCGCTGATCCGCGACAACCTGGACCTCAGCAACACCTTCTTCGGTCTCGCCATCGCGCTGGGCCCGTTGGGGGGTCTGGTGGCGGGCTTGTTCACCTCACGGGTGATGCGGGCCAGCACGTCGGCCCGGGTTGCCACCTGGGCGCAGGTCGGTCAGGTGCTGCTCTTCTGCGCCGTGCTGAACTCCCCGACGGCCTGGGCCTTCGCGGCCGCCATCGTGCTGATGAGTGCCACCGACGTCTACACCGACATCGCCATGAATGCGCACGGCATGCGGGTGCAGCAGCTCTACGGCCGCAGCATCAACAACAGCTTCCACGCCTGGTGGAGCCTGGGTGCCGTAGGCGGCGGCCTGCTCGGTTCCTTCTTCGCCGGGATCCACCTGTCCCTGGCGAAGCACGCGCTGGTCAGCGCGGTCATCATGCTCACCATCAACCTGGGGTTGCGCCGCTTCCTGCTCACGGGGCCGGATCCGGAGGTCACCGAGGATGCCCCGGCCGGAAAGGTGCGCATCCCCCGCAACCTCCTCCTGCACCTGGTCGCCCTGGGCCTGGTGGGCGCCTTCGCCGCCAGCATCGAGGACTCCGGCTTCACGTGGAGCGCCATCTACCTGCGCGAGGGCCTGGACGCCTCCCCCGGCCCGGCGGGCCTGGGCGTGGTCTTCCTGGTGGGAGCCCAGACCGTGGGCCGCTTCACCGGCGACCGCCTGGTGGACCGCCTCGGGGACCGCGGCGCCGCCCGGCTCGGCTGCGGGGTGGCCACCGTGGGCATGGCTCTGGCCCTGGCCTTCCCGTCGGTGCCCCTGACGCTGTTCGGCTTCGCCTGTGCCGGCTGGGGCGTCGCGACGATCGTCCCGGCGGTCTACTACACGGCCCACCACATGCCGGGCCTGCCTTCGGGCGCGGGCCTGACCATCGTGAACTGGCTGCTGCGCCTGGCCTTCTTCGTCGGCCCGCCCCTGGTGGGGCGCCTGTCCGACGTGGTCAACTTCCGCGTCGCCCTGCTGGTGATGCCGCTGGCGACGGCAGCCGTCGTCGCCCTGAGCGGGGCGCTGGCCGCCCACCGCGACACCACGCAGGACGTCCCTGACCCGGAGCCGATCTCACCCAGCCTGGGGCTGTGA